Proteins co-encoded in one Juglans regia cultivar Chandler chromosome 16, Walnut 2.0, whole genome shotgun sequence genomic window:
- the LOC108995729 gene encoding GATA transcription factor 19-like has protein sequence MKMVNAQPLQARPFEEPEDQLVLVPIEVEGGSEDEYLDGGAPHEAMNVVEEVEARVNSGSVLKSRTSELTVAFEGEVYVFPAVTPEKVQAVLLLLGGCDIPDSVPSSQFLLQQNSRGIGDTSRGSKLSRRIASLVRFREKRKERCFEKKIRYTCRKEVAQRMHRKNGQFASLKGTYKAAAENGDSSDGTPSPATILRRCQHCGISEKSTPAMRRGPAGPRSLCNACGLMWANKGTLRDLAKAGRTIPLDQNEPDTSADIKPSTMEPENCYADEDEQGSLNDAKPVPLEFKNPSTRSGEQDFMQTTEVVTDHLSIELENPSVDLGDQETIDELANASGTEFEIPENFDEQVDIDVSNMGTDWPRS, from the exons ATGAAGATGGTGAATGCGCAGCCACTGCAGGCGAGGCCATTCGAGGAGCCAGAGGACCAGCTGGTGCTGGTGCCGATAGAGGTGGAAGGTGGATCCGAAGACGAATACCTGGATGGAGGTGCCCCGCACGAGGCCATGAATGTAGTGGAAGAGGTGGAAGCTCGGGTGAATAGCGGTTCCGTGTTGAAGTCTCGCACCAGCGAGCTCACAGTCGCGTTCGAAGGCGAGGTCTACGTTTTCCCCGCCGTTACGCCGGAGAAG GTGCAGGCAGTGCTACTACTGCTGGGAGGTTGTGATATACCTGATAGTGTCCCTAGCTCTCAGTTTCTGCTACAACAGAATAGCAGG GGTATAGGTGATACATCACGTGGTTCAAAACTTTCGCGAAGAATTGCATCCCTTGTTAGATTCCGTGAAAAGCGAAAAGAgagatgttttgaaaagaaaattcggTACACTTGTCGAAAAGAGGTTGCTCAGAG GATGCATCGTAAAAATGGACAGTTTGCGTCTTTAAAGGGCACCTACAAAGCAGCTGCAGAAAATGGGGATTCAAGTGATGGCACACCTAGTCCTGCAACTAT TTTACGTAGATGTCAACACTGTGGTATTAGTGAAAAGTCTACTCCAGCGATGCGTCGGGGGCCAGCTGGGCCTAGATCCCTTTGCAATGCATGTGGACTTATGTGGGCAAACAAG GGAACTTTGAGAGATCTTGCAAAAGCAGGAAGGACCATTCCTCTCGACCAAAATGAGCCT GATACTTCAGCTGATATTAAGCCTTCGACGATGGAACCTGAAAATTGTTATGCTGATGAGGATGAGCAG GGAAGCCTGAATGATGCAAAACCTGTACCTTTGGAGTTTAAAAATCCTTCTACGAGGTCAGGTGAGCAG GATTTCATGCAAACGACGGAAGTTGTTACTGACCATCTGTCCATTGAACTGGAGAATCCATCCGTTGACCTTGGTGATCAG GAAACTATTGATGAACTTGCGAATGCTTCGGGGACAGAATTTGAGATACCAGAGAACTTTGATGAGCAG GTTGACATTGACGTTTCGAACATGGGGACTGATTGGCCAAGGAGCTGA